Within Massilia endophytica, the genomic segment TTCGAGGTGCGGTTGGCGAACTGGCCGATGCCCACGAAGTCCAGCAGTTCCTGGGCGCGGCGGCGGATCGACGCCTCTTCCTCGCGCGCTGCCTTGTGGCGGAACACGGCGCCGAACACGCCCTGGTGCGAGCGCACATGGCGGCCCACCATCACGTTTTCCAGCGCGGTCATCTCGCCGAAGAGGCGGATGTTCTGGAAGGTGCGTGCGATGCCAGCTTTCGCCACTTCATGCGGCGCGGAAGGCGAATACGGCTTGCCGGCCAGTTCGAAGGTGCCGGTATCGGGCTGATACAGGCCGGTGATGACGTTGAAGAAGGTGGTCTTGCCCGCGCCGTTCGGGCCGATCAGGCCATAGATCTGGCCGCGCAGGATCTTGATGCCGACGTCCGTCAGCGCCTGCAGGCCGCCGAAGCGCTTGTTGACGCCCGCAATATTCAGGAGAACTTCTTGTTGGCTCATTCTGTTTCGCTCACTCAGGCTGGCATGACGCCGGACGATTGGTCTTTGGTGTCGGAGTCGGCATCCGGACGGTCTTCATGCTTCGGCGCCGGCCACAGGCCCGCAGGACGGTTCAGCATGATGAGCACCATGGCCAGGCCGTACAGCAGCTGGCGCAGCACTTCCGCTTCGATCAGCACATGGCCGAACAGTTTTTGCTGCAGCGGCTCCACCACGTGGCGCAGCACTTCCGGCAGCGCCGCCAGCAGCGCGCCGCCCATGATGACGCCGGGGATGTGGCCGATGCCGCCCAGCACCACCATCGCCAGCACGGCAATCGATTCGGTCAGCGAGAACGATTCGGGCGACACG encodes:
- a CDS encoding ABC transporter ATP-binding protein, producing the protein MSQQEVLLNIAGVNKRFGGLQALTDVGIKILRGQIYGLIGPNGAGKTTFFNVITGLYQPDTGTFELAGKPYSPSAPHEVAKAGIARTFQNIRLFGEMTALENVMVGRHVRSHQGVFGAVFRHKAAREEEASIRRRAQELLDFVGIGQFANRTSKFLSYGDQRRLEIARALATDPQLLALDEPAAGMNATEKLALRELLVKIKNEGKTVLLIEHDVKLMMGLCDRISVLEYGKLIAEGLPSEIQSNQAVIEAYLGGSH